A genomic segment from Rubrobacter tropicus encodes:
- a CDS encoding nuclear transport factor 2 family protein: protein MSKEVADKFVEALWKLEEDRDVGALVEVHTEDCDVGNVAVPKTFSGHDGLREFWTSYRDTFGSMKSEFRNVFADEDGHAALEWTTSGDANGRDVSYDGVSLLEIEDGKVSRFRAYFDPRTVTNQVVR from the coding sequence ATGTCCAAGGAAGTCGCGGATAAATTCGTGGAAGCCCTGTGGAAGCTCGAAGAAGACAGGGACGTCGGAGCCCTCGTCGAGGTCCACACCGAGGACTGCGACGTCGGCAACGTGGCGGTCCCCAAGACCTTCTCGGGCCACGACGGCCTGCGCGAGTTCTGGACGAGCTACCGCGACACCTTCGGCAGCATGAAGAGCGAGTTCCGCAACGTCTTCGCCGACGAAGACGGTCACGCCGCCCTCGAATGGACCACCTCGGGCGACGCCAACGGCAGGGACGTCTCCTACGACGGCGTCAGCCTCCTGGAGATAGAGGACGGCAAGGTAAGCCGCTTCCGCGCCTACTTCGACCCCCGCACCGTAACGAACCAGGTGGTTCGTTAA
- a CDS encoding peptidylprolyl isomerase, protein MALKPGYDYHAIFATGNGTVRVRLFAEEAPETVNNFVFLAQDGYFDGTTFHRVIKDFMVQGGDPTGTGTGGPGYRIPDEFHPELRHDKPGVLSMANAGPNTGGSQFFITHVATPWLDGRHAVFGEVVEGMEVVNSIKERDPQRDREPGETVERVEIEEVPKG, encoded by the coding sequence ATGGCGCTCAAGCCGGGCTACGACTACCACGCGATCTTCGCCACGGGCAACGGAACCGTGAGGGTACGCCTCTTCGCCGAGGAGGCCCCCGAGACGGTCAACAACTTCGTCTTCCTGGCCCAAGACGGGTACTTCGACGGGACGACGTTCCACCGGGTCATAAAGGACTTCATGGTCCAGGGCGGGGACCCGACGGGGACTGGCACCGGCGGTCCGGGGTACAGGATCCCGGACGAGTTCCACCCCGAGCTTCGTCACGACAAGCCCGGCGTCCTCTCGATGGCGAACGCCGGCCCGAACACGGGCGGCTCGCAGTTCTTCATAACGCACGTGGCGACGCCCTGGCTAGACGGTCGGCACGCCGTCTTCGGCGAGGTCGTCGAAGGGATGGAAGTCGTGAACTCCATAAAGGAGCGCGACCCCCAGCGCGACCGGGAGCCGGGCGAGACCGTCGAGCGCGTCGAGATCGAAGAAGTGCCGAAGGGCTAG
- a CDS encoding putative quinol monooxygenase, with amino-acid sequence MDRLTIIAKLKAKSGAEDRLFEECRKLVGPTLAEEGCMNYDMHRSVEDPGLIMFYENWTNRPLWEKHMESPHLQEFSANTDGIVEVWELFQGEKVEGA; translated from the coding sequence GTGGATCGGCTAACCATTATCGCCAAGCTGAAGGCCAAAAGCGGCGCCGAGGACCGGCTCTTCGAGGAGTGCCGCAAGCTCGTCGGGCCTACCCTGGCCGAGGAGGGATGCATGAACTATGACATGCACCGCTCCGTCGAGGACCCGGGACTGATCATGTTCTACGAGAACTGGACGAACCGGCCCCTGTGGGAGAAGCACATGGAGTCCCCGCACCTGCAGGAGTTCTCGGCCAACACCGACGGCATAGTCGAGGTGTGGGAGCTCTTCCAGGGCGAGAAGGTGGAGGGCGCCTGA
- a CDS encoding MBL fold metallo-hydrolase, translating to MKITFYAHASFRLEADGLSVVTDPYTPGPGGSNFDPIDEPADLVIMSSATDSFHSDPGHVRGDPTVVNALELPPEGKEVLGLHIRPFPAMESMTFDFGRDPDANALYLFTLGGLRVLHMGDIGNPVPEAHLDALAGNVDVLFALTGAHATISLEDLDAAIAAIGPRVVIPMHYFSPRGVLEIEPVETFLERCPADAVTRVGGPELELTPETLPDSLHVYVLEQSR from the coding sequence GTGAAGATCACGTTCTACGCCCACGCCAGCTTCCGCCTGGAGGCCGACGGGCTCTCCGTCGTAACAGACCCCTACACGCCGGGTCCCGGGGGCTCGAATTTCGACCCGATAGACGAGCCGGCGGACCTCGTGATCATGTCCTCGGCCACCGACTCCTTCCACTCCGACCCGGGCCACGTGCGCGGCGACCCCACGGTCGTGAACGCGCTGGAGTTGCCCCCGGAAGGAAAAGAAGTGCTTGGCCTCCATATCCGCCCGTTCCCCGCCATGGAGAGCATGACCTTCGACTTCGGGCGCGACCCCGACGCGAACGCCCTGTACCTGTTCACGCTAGGGGGCCTGCGCGTGCTTCACATGGGCGACATCGGGAACCCCGTCCCGGAGGCGCACCTCGACGCGCTGGCCGGGAACGTGGACGTGCTCTTCGCGCTCACCGGCGCCCACGCGACGATCTCGCTCGAAGACCTCGACGCGGCCATAGCCGCCATCGGCCCGCGCGTGGTGATCCCGATGCACTACTTCAGCCCACGGGGCGTGCTCGAGATCGAGCCCGTCGAGACCTTCCTCGAACGCTGCCCGGCCGACGCCGTGACCAGGGTCGGCGGACCCGAGCTCGAACTGACGCCCGAGACCCTGCCCGACTCGCTCCACGTCTACGTGCTTGAGCAATCGCGCTGA
- a CDS encoding M42 family metallopeptidase, with the protein MALNETLLRRLIETPGVSGREEQQRAISREELGALADEVRTDLMGSVIGTKKGSDDVRVMVAAHTDEIGFLVKHIDDKGFLRLQTLGGHDPSNMVSQRVVVTTAGGEALKGALQPQRKPPHIATEVDKKPPTADEFFVDLGMEADEVKEKVRVGDYAVMDRTLEKVGANYIGKAMDDRIGVFVMYEAMRALGDHEATVYAAATSQEEVGLRGAAASGSALRPTVVVALDVTLAMDIPGGGNENEISALGKGVALKIMDGYSISHPKLVEHFRAIAERENIPHQMEILPFGGTDAGGVQRLHGGIPAITLSIPCRYVHTPNEMVNAEDVQAAITLLARYLEEAHTGDYAL; encoded by the coding sequence ATGGCTTTGAACGAAACTCTGTTGAGGCGGTTGATCGAGACGCCGGGGGTGTCGGGGCGGGAGGAGCAGCAGCGGGCCATCTCCCGCGAGGAGCTGGGCGCGCTCGCAGACGAGGTCCGCACGGACCTTATGGGGAGTGTGATCGGCACGAAGAAAGGCAGCGACGACGTTCGTGTCATGGTCGCCGCCCACACCGATGAGATCGGCTTCCTGGTCAAGCACATAGACGACAAGGGCTTCCTGAGGCTCCAGACCCTCGGCGGCCACGACCCGTCGAACATGGTCTCCCAGCGCGTCGTCGTGACCACCGCGGGCGGCGAGGCTTTGAAGGGCGCCCTCCAGCCCCAGCGCAAACCGCCCCACATCGCGACCGAGGTCGACAAGAAGCCGCCCACGGCCGACGAGTTCTTCGTCGACCTCGGGATGGAGGCCGACGAGGTGAAGGAGAAGGTTCGCGTCGGGGATTACGCGGTCATGGACAGGACCCTCGAGAAGGTCGGGGCCAACTACATCGGCAAGGCGATGGACGACCGGATCGGCGTCTTCGTCATGTACGAGGCGATGAGGGCGCTCGGCGACCACGAGGCGACCGTGTACGCCGCAGCGACTTCCCAGGAGGAGGTGGGACTGCGCGGGGCCGCGGCCAGCGGGTCGGCGCTCCGGCCCACGGTCGTCGTGGCGCTCGACGTGACGCTCGCGATGGACATACCGGGCGGGGGGAACGAGAACGAGATCAGCGCTCTAGGCAAGGGCGTGGCGCTCAAGATCATGGACGGCTACTCCATAAGCCACCCGAAGCTCGTCGAGCACTTCCGCGCCATAGCGGAGCGCGAGAACATCCCGCACCAGATGGAGATACTCCCCTTCGGCGGCACCGACGCGGGCGGCGTCCAGCGCCTGCACGGCGGCATCCCGGCCATCACCCTCTCCATCCCCTGTCGCTACGTCCACACCCCGAACGAGATGGTCAACGCCGAAGACGTCCAGGCCGCCATAACGCTCCTCGCCCGCTACCTCGAAGAGGCCCACACGGGAGACTACGCGCTGTAG
- a CDS encoding CDP-alcohol phosphatidyltransferase family protein: MSEPGIEESGRDDTTTPPWFRMKAVFVHLYTASGAVLALLMLVAAFQGEAVKALWLMFFSLLIDSTDGLLARRFRVSEALPSIDGALLDNIVDYMTYVLAPMVLLWSEGYLPEGNAGIVLASLPLLASSYQFCRVDAKTDDHFFLGFPSYFNVVAFYAIVFGPSPGTLAAVLVVCSFLVFVPIRYVYPTRTVIFRRISLTLTALWLASYAAILWQMPDPNPLILAFSVVYLFYYFGLSLYLSAKMLEARRLEEQPEG, translated from the coding sequence ATGAGCGAGCCCGGTATCGAAGAGTCCGGAAGGGACGACACCACCACGCCGCCGTGGTTCAGGATGAAAGCCGTGTTCGTGCACCTGTACACGGCCAGCGGCGCCGTGCTCGCGCTCCTCATGCTCGTCGCGGCCTTCCAGGGCGAGGCCGTAAAGGCGCTCTGGCTGATGTTCTTCTCCCTCCTCATAGACTCCACCGACGGCCTGCTGGCCCGCCGCTTTCGGGTGAGCGAGGCGCTACCCTCCATCGACGGGGCGCTGCTGGACAACATCGTCGACTACATGACCTACGTCCTCGCCCCGATGGTGCTCCTTTGGAGCGAGGGCTACCTGCCGGAGGGCAACGCCGGCATCGTGCTCGCCTCGCTGCCGCTTTTGGCGTCGAGCTACCAGTTCTGCCGGGTGGACGCCAAGACCGACGACCACTTCTTTTTGGGTTTCCCGAGCTACTTCAACGTCGTGGCCTTCTACGCCATCGTGTTCGGGCCGAGCCCGGGGACGCTGGCGGCCGTGCTCGTCGTGTGCTCCTTCCTGGTCTTCGTTCCGATCCGCTACGTGTACCCGACGCGGACCGTGATCTTCCGCAGGATCTCGCTGACCCTCACCGCGCTCTGGCTCGCAAGCTACGCGGCCATCCTGTGGCAGATGCCCGACCCGAACCCCCTCATCCTGGCCTTCTCCGTCGTCTACCTCTTCTACTACTTCGGCCTCAGCCTCTACCTCTCGGCCAAGATGCTCGAAGCCCGTCGCCTGGAGGAACAACCGGAAGGGTAG
- a CDS encoding ABC-ATPase domain-containing protein yields MRRLRTTLDRIDRKGYGAYKDLSGSFEFDGFTLFVDRVQRDPFAPPSLVRIRTKDNRFDQRLFGNPVRRMAFEDFLTRGVDRAIRRVVRGNRGSGGSGRVEIQRPSQKVLLRTSMVAERDYVEARMAVGLPARGRSVDGRAARAVLLEELPEIVGLALKPESLNGERARLHVETVEDAEYLRDLLPSLGLVAFVADGSVLPRESGASDRPLGEGAVPFESPDEFRVDVGLPNRGAVAGMGIPEGVTLVAGGGFHGKSTLLSALAWGVYDHVPGDGRELVVARGDAVKVRAEDGRSVAGVDISAMIGDLPGGRSTGSFSTPNASGSTSQAANIAEALEVGTSLLLVDEDTSATNFMIRDERMRELVRREPITPFIDLVRPLHRSLDVSTVVVVGGVGDYLDVADRVILLEDYAASDATEKAREVVGRYPPRATLDGREMNPPGPRRLRAGYLDLRRGKRETARGRGLEAIELGRERVDLSSVEQLAEAGQTEAAARIIGRFAAGGDAGTKEMAEQALADVAREGLDALSQFRGHPGEMSLPRAQELAAAVNRVRSLRADPGA; encoded by the coding sequence ATGCGACGCCTCAGGACCACGCTCGACCGCATAGACCGCAAAGGCTACGGCGCTTACAAGGACCTCTCCGGCTCCTTCGAGTTCGACGGCTTCACGCTGTTTGTCGACAGGGTCCAGCGCGACCCGTTCGCCCCGCCTTCCCTGGTCAGGATCAGGACCAAGGACAACCGCTTCGACCAGAGACTCTTCGGCAATCCTGTCCGCCGGATGGCTTTCGAGGATTTCCTGACGCGGGGTGTGGACCGGGCGATCCGGAGGGTCGTGCGGGGCAACCGCGGTTCGGGCGGGAGCGGGAGGGTCGAGATCCAACGCCCATCCCAGAAAGTCCTTCTCCGTACCTCGATGGTGGCCGAACGGGACTACGTCGAGGCGCGGATGGCCGTCGGCCTCCCGGCCCGGGGACGGAGCGTCGACGGCCGCGCGGCCCGCGCCGTGCTTCTCGAGGAGCTGCCGGAGATCGTCGGCCTTGCGCTGAAGCCGGAGAGCCTAAACGGGGAGAGGGCCAGGCTACACGTCGAGACGGTGGAGGACGCGGAGTATTTGAGGGATCTACTCCCCTCCCTCGGCCTCGTGGCGTTCGTGGCCGATGGGTCGGTGCTGCCGCGGGAGAGCGGGGCGAGCGACCGGCCTCTTGGCGAGGGCGCGGTGCCTTTCGAGAGCCCGGACGAGTTCCGGGTCGACGTGGGGTTGCCGAACCGGGGCGCGGTTGCGGGAATGGGGATTCCGGAGGGCGTTACGCTTGTTGCGGGGGGTGGATTTCACGGGAAGAGCACGCTGCTCTCGGCGCTGGCGTGGGGAGTCTACGACCACGTGCCCGGGGACGGGCGGGAGCTCGTGGTGGCGCGCGGGGACGCGGTCAAGGTGAGGGCCGAGGATGGGCGGAGCGTGGCGGGGGTGGACATCTCGGCCATGATCGGGGACCTCCCGGGCGGGAGGTCCACAGGCAGCTTCTCCACCCCGAACGCCTCGGGCTCGACCTCGCAGGCCGCGAACATCGCGGAGGCCCTGGAAGTGGGCACATCCCTGCTCCTGGTGGACGAGGACACCAGCGCCACCAACTTCATGATCCGGGACGAGAGGATGCGCGAGCTCGTCCGCCGCGAGCCCATCACGCCGTTTATCGACCTGGTCCGCCCGCTCCACCGCTCCTTGGACGTCTCGACGGTGGTGGTCGTCGGCGGGGTCGGAGACTACCTGGACGTGGCTGACCGCGTGATCCTGCTCGAAGACTACGCCGCCTCGGACGCCACGGAGAAGGCCCGCGAGGTCGTCGGGCGCTACCCGCCCCGCGCCACCCTCGATGGGCGGGAGATGAACCCGCCGGGGCCACGCCGCCTGCGGGCGGGCTACCTGGACCTCCGGCGCGGGAAGCGGGAGACGGCCAGGGGCAGGGGCCTCGAAGCGATAGAGCTGGGCCGGGAGCGGGTCGACCTCTCCTCGGTGGAGCAACTCGCCGAGGCCGGCCAGACAGAGGCCGCGGCCCGCATCATCGGGCGGTTCGCGGCGGGCGGGGACGCGGGAACGAAAGAGATGGCCGAGCAGGCGTTGGCCGATGTCGCCAGGGAGGGGCTTGACGCCCTGAGCCAGTTTAGGGGGCATCCGGGTGAGATGAGTTTGCCGCGGGCGCAGGAGTTGGCGGCGGCGGTCAACCGCGTCAGGTCCTTGAGGGCGGATCCGGGGGCGTAG
- a CDS encoding alpha/beta fold hydrolase, translating into MTPPALVLVPGLLCDERLWRHQAGGLADLAGRVLIPNVTGQDSVAGMAGSILRTAPERFALAGLSMGGYVSLEIVRQAPERVEALALLDTSARPDTREQTAARLALIELARAGRFDEVWRTLLPKIVHPDRAEDPGLRSTVRQMAHAVGPGGFERQERAIIGRPDSRGDLPGISCPVLVLCGRDDALTPPHLHEELADGIPGARFRQVDDCGHLSTLERPEAVTRAMRSWLEPLTDRPTKDTHQKS; encoded by the coding sequence GTGACGCCCCCCGCGCTCGTCCTCGTGCCGGGGCTCCTGTGCGACGAACGGCTGTGGCGCCATCAGGCCGGGGGCCTGGCGGACCTCGCGGGCCGGGTCCTTATTCCCAACGTGACCGGCCAGGACTCCGTGGCGGGGATGGCGGGCAGCATCCTGAGGACTGCGCCAGAGCGGTTCGCGCTCGCGGGCCTCTCGATGGGGGGCTACGTCTCCCTGGAGATCGTGCGGCAGGCGCCCGAACGCGTCGAGGCCCTCGCCCTGCTCGACACCTCGGCCAGGCCCGACACCCGGGAGCAGACGGCGGCGCGGCTCGCGCTCATCGAGCTCGCCCGGGCCGGCCGGTTCGACGAAGTGTGGCGCACGCTCCTCCCGAAGATAGTCCACCCCGACAGGGCCGAAGACCCCGGGCTCCGCTCCACCGTGCGGCAGATGGCCCACGCCGTCGGTCCGGGAGGTTTCGAGCGGCAGGAGCGGGCGATCATAGGCCGCCCGGACAGCCGCGGCGACCTGCCTGGCATCTCCTGTCCGGTCCTCGTCCTCTGCGGGCGGGACGACGCCCTCACGCCCCCGCACCTGCACGAAGAACTCGCCGACGGAATACCGGGGGCGCGCTTCCGCCAGGTCGACGACTGCGGCCACCTCTCGACCCTGGAACGACCGGAAGCCGTCACGCGCGCCATGCGCTCGTGGCTCGAACCCCTGACGGACCGGCCCACGAAGGACACCCACCAAAAATCGTAG
- the trpS gene encoding tryptophan--tRNA ligase has product MQSRQRVFSGIQPSGNLTIGNYLGALKNWVAIQDDYENYFCVVDLHVLTVPQDPKVLRQKIREAAAIYFASGIDPEKSVVFRQSRVSEHAELAWLLNCIAKVGELSRMTQFKDKAQKGGADSASGGLFDYPVLQAADVLLYNAHLVPVGEDQRQHLELMRTLARRFNNLYGETFVVPEIFVPKSGARVMALDDPTSKMSKSSSAPGSYVAILDDPDTVRRKIRRAKTDSGSEITASPDKPAITNLLDVYAAATGRPVSEIEARYEGKGYGDFKKDLGEVVVETLAPIRERALELLDDPKELDDLLESGAERARKVARPTLRYAWTRMGLD; this is encoded by the coding sequence ATGCAAAGCAGACAGAGAGTATTCAGCGGCATACAGCCCAGTGGCAACCTGACCATCGGCAACTACCTCGGGGCTTTGAAAAACTGGGTTGCGATTCAGGACGACTACGAGAACTACTTCTGCGTCGTTGATTTGCACGTGCTCACCGTGCCGCAGGACCCGAAGGTTTTGCGGCAGAAGATCCGGGAGGCGGCCGCGATCTACTTTGCCTCGGGCATCGACCCGGAGAAGTCCGTGGTCTTCCGCCAGAGCCGCGTCTCCGAGCACGCCGAGCTCGCCTGGCTCCTTAACTGCATAGCGAAGGTCGGGGAGCTCTCGCGCATGACCCAGTTCAAGGACAAGGCCCAGAAGGGCGGCGCCGACTCGGCGAGCGGGGGGCTCTTCGACTACCCCGTGCTCCAGGCCGCGGACGTGCTCCTGTACAACGCGCACCTCGTGCCCGTCGGGGAGGATCAGCGCCAGCACCTGGAGCTCATGCGGACGCTCGCGCGCAGGTTCAACAACCTGTACGGCGAGACGTTCGTCGTGCCGGAGATCTTTGTCCCGAAGAGCGGAGCGCGGGTCATGGCGCTGGACGATCCCACGTCCAAGATGAGCAAGAGCAGTTCCGCGCCGGGCAGCTACGTGGCGATCCTCGACGACCCCGACACGGTGCGGCGCAAGATCCGGCGCGCAAAGACCGACTCGGGCTCGGAGATAACCGCCTCCCCGGACAAACCCGCCATCACCAACCTCCTGGACGTCTACGCCGCCGCCACGGGCCGCCCCGTCTCCGAGATAGAAGCCCGGTACGAGGGCAAGGGCTACGGCGACTTCAAGAAGGACCTCGGCGAGGTCGTCGTCGAGACCCTGGCCCCCATCCGCGAACGGGCGCTGGAACTCCTCGACGACCCGAAGGAGCTCGACGACCTCCTCGAATCCGGCGCCGAGAGGGCCCGCAAGGTCGCCCGACCGACCCTGCGCTACGCCTGGACCAGGATGGGCCTGGACTAG
- a CDS encoding SDR family oxidoreductase, producing MSDARLAVVTGASSGIGAATARALAKGGFEVALGARRKKRIDALAEEIGGHARELDVADSNSVEDFAAWTEELGGASVLVNNAGGAKGLEPVAEMREDRWRWMYEVNVLGLAMMTKALLPQIRRSGNGHVVIIGSAAGTETYAGGAGYAAAKFGAHAVFGSLRLELLGEDVRVTEVMPGAVRTEFGLVRFEGDEEKAEAPYKGITPLTPEDVAECVRWAVTLPPHVNVDRLDVRPVRQGAVTLFARDE from the coding sequence ATGTCCGACGCGAGGCTTGCGGTCGTCACGGGGGCGTCGTCCGGGATCGGGGCTGCGACGGCCCGGGCGCTGGCGAAGGGCGGCTTCGAGGTGGCCCTCGGCGCGAGGCGCAAAAAGCGCATCGACGCCCTGGCGGAAGAGATCGGGGGCCACGCCAGGGAGCTGGACGTTGCCGACTCGAACTCGGTGGAAGACTTCGCCGCGTGGACGGAGGAGTTGGGCGGGGCTTCGGTGCTGGTCAACAACGCGGGCGGGGCGAAGGGGCTGGAGCCCGTAGCGGAGATGCGCGAGGACCGCTGGCGCTGGATGTACGAGGTGAACGTGCTCGGGCTCGCGATGATGACGAAAGCGCTCCTGCCCCAGATCCGCCGCTCCGGCAACGGCCACGTGGTCATCATCGGCTCCGCGGCCGGGACGGAGACGTACGCCGGGGGCGCCGGCTACGCCGCGGCCAAGTTCGGGGCCCACGCCGTCTTCGGCAGCCTGAGGCTCGAGCTTCTGGGCGAAGACGTGCGGGTCACGGAGGTCATGCCAGGGGCTGTGCGCACCGAGTTCGGCCTCGTGCGGTTCGAGGGCGACGAGGAGAAGGCCGAAGCGCCGTACAAGGGGATTACCCCTCTCACCCCGGAAGACGTCGCCGAGTGCGTGCGCTGGGCCGTCACCCTCCCCCCGCACGTAAACGTGGACCGCCTCGACGTCAGGCCCGTGCGCCAGGGCGCCGTCACCCTCTTCGCCCGCGACGAGTAG
- a CDS encoding DUF7800 domain-containing protein, translated as MPELVLGPVLRYAGPSEATVWVETDAACEVEVLGCSSPTFRVGGHHYALVHVTGLQPGETYEYEVRLDGEPVWPETGSPFPPSVVRAAREGEAVRLVFGSCRISAPHEEPYTLDLSEDARGLGVDALYATAMRLGGKPSGELPHALVLLGDQIYAHKPPFETLEFIRSRRDTGDAPGEVVADFEEYARIYRDAWGDPAIRWLLSTVPSAMIFDDHEVGDDWNVSAAWVEEMRHRPYWNDQIAGGHVSYLIYQHLGNLSPEELKDNDLYADIRTADDAWPLLREAAYRSHRDSTVARWSFCRDLGKVRLLAIDSRGGRVLDEGSRSMVDDEEWSWIEDKAAGDFDHLLLATSLPLMLGPGMHHLQAWNERLCSGAWGKRAAKWSENLRRSQDLDHWASFHGSFTQMADLIKGVATGRKGGPPSTVLVLSGDVHHGYLAEADFRDAEPASRIYQAVCSPLRNALPEEKSFLQEKAWNRIVAVLARLLARLAGVRPENLTWSLTHEDPFFANQVATLELDGPNAAITFEKVVLDASNEPDLKRLYSRGLA; from the coding sequence GTGCCTGAACTCGTCCTCGGACCCGTGTTGCGCTACGCCGGACCGTCCGAGGCAACGGTCTGGGTCGAGACGGATGCAGCCTGCGAGGTCGAGGTCCTGGGCTGCTCCTCGCCCACGTTTCGCGTGGGCGGCCATCACTACGCCCTGGTCCACGTAACGGGCCTACAGCCAGGCGAAACGTACGAGTACGAGGTCAGGCTCGACGGCGAGCCGGTCTGGCCCGAGACCGGCTCGCCTTTCCCCCCGAGCGTCGTGCGCGCGGCGCGCGAGGGCGAAGCCGTCAGGCTCGTCTTCGGCTCGTGCCGCATCTCGGCCCCCCACGAGGAGCCTTACACCCTGGACCTTTCGGAGGACGCGAGGGGGCTCGGCGTGGACGCCCTGTACGCGACGGCGATGAGGCTCGGGGGCAAGCCGTCCGGAGAGTTGCCGCACGCGTTGGTGCTCCTGGGGGACCAGATCTACGCGCACAAACCCCCCTTCGAAACCCTCGAGTTCATCCGTTCGCGCCGCGACACCGGCGACGCCCCGGGCGAGGTCGTGGCGGACTTCGAGGAGTACGCCCGCATCTACCGCGACGCCTGGGGGGACCCCGCGATCCGCTGGCTCCTCTCCACGGTTCCCTCGGCCATGATCTTCGACGACCACGAGGTCGGCGACGACTGGAACGTATCTGCCGCCTGGGTCGAGGAGATGCGCCACCGGCCCTACTGGAACGACCAGATAGCCGGCGGCCACGTCTCGTATCTGATCTACCAGCACCTCGGAAATCTCTCCCCCGAAGAACTGAAAGACAACGACCTCTACGCCGACATTAGAACCGCCGACGACGCCTGGCCCCTCCTCCGGGAGGCGGCCTACCGATCCCACCGGGACTCCACGGTGGCGCGCTGGAGCTTCTGCCGCGACCTCGGCAAAGTCCGCCTGCTCGCGATCGACTCCAGGGGAGGAAGGGTGCTGGACGAGGGCAGCCGCTCCATGGTTGACGACGAAGAGTGGTCCTGGATAGAGGACAAGGCCGCCGGCGACTTCGACCACCTCCTCCTCGCGACTTCACTCCCCCTGATGCTCGGCCCCGGCATGCACCACCTCCAGGCCTGGAACGAGAGGCTCTGCTCCGGCGCCTGGGGCAAACGCGCCGCGAAGTGGTCAGAGAACCTCCGCCGCTCCCAGGACCTCGACCACTGGGCCTCGTTTCACGGCTCCTTCACGCAGATGGCCGACCTTATAAAGGGCGTCGCCACAGGCCGGAAGGGGGGCCCGCCCTCGACGGTCCTCGTCCTCTCCGGCGACGTCCACCACGGCTACCTCGCCGAGGCGGACTTCCGGGACGCGGAACCCGCCAGCCGGATCTACCAGGCCGTCTGCTCGCCCTTACGCAACGCCCTCCCCGAAGAAAAGTCTTTTCTGCAAGAGAAGGCCTGGAACCGGATAGTCGCCGTACTCGCGCGCCTGCTCGCCCGCCTGGCCGGCGTAAGGCCCGAAAACCTCACCTGGAGCCTCACCCACGAAGACCCCTTCTTCGCCAATCAGGTCGCCACGCTCGAACTCGACGGCCCGAACGCGGCCATTACCTTCGAGAAAGTTGTCCTCGACGCCTCGAACGAGCCGGACCTGAAGAGGCTGTACTCGCGCGGGCTGGCATAG